The genomic interval GCCGAGCGTGCGAGGAACGAAGATAATGTGAACCGGTTGGTGTGCGGTCCCACACGAGGCTTGGCGTTTGAAAGAACATTATCAGATCTTGAAGATTATAAAATCACGAATCTGCCTCATCGTGAAAATATTCACTTGATTTGATATAGACCCGCCGAAATGGCGGGCTGCACCGTTCACTTCAGCGCGTCATTCATGCCCAGAACATCAGAGACCTTCAGACTGGCGCCGCCCACCAGCGCACCGTTCACATTTGGCTTTGCGCAGATGCTGGCAATATTGTCCGGCTTCACGCTCCCGCCGTACAGCACGCGCACTTCAGCTGCCGCCGCGCCGTACCGTTGTTCCAGCGCGCCGCGAATGGCGGCGGCCAGTTCCTCCGCGTCGTCGGCCGTGGCGGTCCGGCCAGTCCCAATCGCCCAGACAGGCTCGTAGGCGATCACCACGTCACTGCTCACGCCCTCCAGGCTGCCGGTCAGCTGCGCCAGCGTGAAGGGCACGTGCTCACCTTTCTCGCGCACATCGAGCTTCTCGCCCACACATACGATGGGGATCAGGCCGTTCGCCTGCGCCTGCCTGGCTTTGGCAGCCACGAGGGCGTCTGACTCACCGTGGTAGTCACGCCGTTCGCTGTGGCCCACGACAACGTAGCTCGCGCCGACGTCCTTGAGCATCGCGGCGCTGATCTCGCCGGTGTACGCGCCGGAGTCATGCGCAGACACGTCCTGGCCCCCAAAGGCCACGCCCGCCGGCAGGTTGGCCGCGAGCGCACTGAGGGTCACGGCGGGCGCCATAACGGCCAGGGTCGCGTCGCCCGGAACGAGTTTCTCCGAGAGATCCTGCGCCCACGCGCGCGCCTCGGTGGGGGTCTTGTTCATCTTCCAGTTCAGGGCCAGCAGGTTGTTCGGCATGTGTCTTACTCCTTTTTCAGGCGGGCCAGGACCGTGTGCACGTCGCCCTGCCACACGGTGGCGGCAATGAACGGCCGGAAGCCCATGTCGGTGTTGATTTTGAGCATCGGGCTGTTGCTCTCGGCATTCTGCGTGCGGATTTCGCGGGCGCCCGGATTGTGCCGGGCGAGTTCCTTCACGTTCGCCCCTTTCAGCCAGCGGCCCAGGCCGTGGCCTCGGTGTTCGGGCAGCACCCCGGTGTTGCCCTGCGCCACGATCTCCGGGCGCGCTTCGCGCCAGGACAGTTCGTTCAGGCCAACCAGCTCGCCGTTCGGGGCGCGGACCACGGCGGTCAGGAGCGTGCGCCCACCGGCGCGGCTCAGCTGCTCCATTTCCTGGACTTCCTTCGCGGTGATGTGGGTGTCCTCCACGTTCAGGTCGTCCCGTGGGGCGCTGTTCATCACGTTCAGGAGGGTGGCGTACCCGGTCAGTTGCGCGTCGGGCGTTCCGTTCAGCCAGAATTCGATGCTGTAGTCGTCGTCGGGACGGGCGGTCCAGCGGTCGAGCAGGCCGTCCGGGATGTCTGTGAGCATCAGCCGGCTCTCGCGGTTCACCTGCCCCCGCTCGAAGCCGGCGCGCACAGCGAACGCCTCGCCCGCCGGCACGCGGTCAACGGTGCGGGTCAGCAGCAGGGTCCGCCCGCGCGTCTGCACGAACTGCGCGGCTTGGCGCAGCAGGTCGCGGCCCAGGCCCCGGTGTCGCCAGGCGGGCGCGACCATGACGTCGAGTTCCGCGACGTGCCGGTTGGTGTCGAGGTTCAGCATCTGCGTGCGGGCGTGGGCGTGAATGCCGGTGTCGTCCTCCACGGTCCAGATGTGCATGTCGACCATGGCGGGGAGGTGCTGCAGCTGACCCCAGATGTCCTGCGCGCGGATGGCCGGGTCACCGGGGTTCGATTCGCGTCTGAGTTCGTTCAGGTGGGTCACGAACTGCCGGGTGAATTCCTCGGTGAACTGCGTGCGGTCGCGCCGCATGACGGTTGGTGTGCTGGTGGTCATGTGACCTCCAGTGTGTCACGCGTGCCGACCCCGGCGTGGCTCATTTCATTGCTTCGACGCCGGGCAGCGCTTTGCCTTCGAGCAGTTCGAGACTGGCGCCGCCGCCGGTGCTGATGTGGTCGATCTGATCGGCTTTGCCGCTCTTGTTGATGGCGCTTACGGAGTCGCCGCCGCCGATCACGGTGTACGCCTGGTTCTTCAGGCTGCCCACGGCGGCGGCGATGGCGTTGGTGCCACTGGCGAAGGCGGGGAATTCGAATACACCGAGTGGTCCGTTCCAGAAGACGGTTCTGGCCCCCTTGAGCGCCTCGCTGTACTGCTCGACCGTGGCGGGTCCGGCGTCCAGGCCCTGCCACCCGTCCGGGATGGCGTTCGAGGCCACCACCTGGGTGTTCGCGTCGGCGCTGAAGGCGTCGGCGGCAACGACGTCCACGGGCAGCATGATTTTGTCCCCGTACTCGCTGAGCAGGCGGCGGGCGAGGTCAAGCTGATCGTCTTCATGGATGCTCTCGCCGATCTTGCCGCCCTGCGACTTGATGAACGTGTAGGCCATGCCGCCACCGATCAGGAGGCGGTCCACGCGGGGCAGCAGGTTCTCAATGACCTTGATCTTGTCGCTGACCTTCGCGCCGCCGATGATCACCACGTACGGGCGTTCGGCGCCGTGCAGGAGTTTCCCGAGGGCGTCCACTTCGGTTTGCAGCAGGGTGCCGGCCGCGTGCGGCAGGCGTTCAGCCACGCCGCTGACGGAGGAGTGCGCGCGGTGGGCGCTGCCGAACGCGTCCAGCACGAACGCGTCACCCAGGCGGGCAAGTTTCTCGTTCAGCTCGGCGTTGTTCTTCTCCTCGCCGGTGCTGAAGCGCACGTTCTCCAGCAGCGCCACGGCGCCGCCGGGCAGGGCCTGCACCGCGGCGAGCGTTTCCTCGCTGTCGGCGGTGCCTTCAATGAACGTGACCGGGCGGCCCAGCACCTGTTGCAGGACCGGCGCCACGGGGCGCAGAGAGTATTTCTCTTCAGGGCCGTTCTTGGGACGGCCGAAGTGGCTCATGAGGATCACGTTGCGCGCCCCGGCGTCCAGCAGGGCGTTGATGGTGGGGAGGCTGGCGGTGACGCGCGTGTCGTCCTGCACCACGCCGTCCTTGACGGGCACGTTGTAGTCCACGCGCACCAGGACGCGTTTGCCGCTGACATCGAGGGAATTCAGGTTCTGCATGGGACCTCCAGGAACACAGGAAGTGATGGTTGATGGTGGACGGTAAGGACCATCAACCATCAACCATCACGGGTGGGCGCTTTAGCCTTTCTGCTGCACGAGTTCGACGAGGTCGGCGATGCGGTTGCTGTAGCCCCACTCGTTGTCGTACCAGCTGAAGAACTTCACGAGGTTGCCCATCACCATGGTCAGGCCGCCGTCGATGATGGCGCTGTGCGGGTCGCCCACGATGTCGGACAGGACGATGGGGTCTTCGGTGTAGGCGATGATGCCCTTGTGGCTGCCTTCGGCGGCGTCACGGAAGACCTTGTTCACCTCGTCAACGGTAACCTCGCGCTTGAGAATCACGACGACGTCGCTGATGGAGCCGGTGGGGGTGGGCACGCGCAGGCTGGTGCCGTCGAACTTGCCTTTCAGGGCGGGGTACACCTGGGACACGGCCTTGGCGGCGCCGGTGCTGGTGGGGATGATGTTCACGGCGGCGGCGCGCGCGCGGCGCAGGTCGCTGTGCGGCAGGTCCAGCACGCGCTGGTCGTTGGTGTAGGAGTGGACGGTGGTCATGATGGCCTTCTCGATGCCGAAGGCTTCGTCGATCAGCTTCATGGGGGCGCCGAGGCTGTTGGTGGTGCAGCTGGCGTTGCTGATGATGTTGTGCTGCGCGGGGTCGTAGTCCTGCTCGTTGACGCCCAGCACGACGCTGATGTCCTCGCCTTTGGCGGGGGCGGTGATGATGACCTTCTTCGCGCCGCCCTCGAGGTGCTTGCCGGCGCCTTCGCGGCTGGTGAAGATCCCGGTGGACTCGATCACGATGTCGACGCCCAGGTCGCCCCACTTGATGTTGGCGGGATCGCGTTCGGCCAGGGCGTGGATCTGCTTGCCGTTCACGGTGAGGCTGGATTCGTCGTACTCGACGGTGCCGTCGAACTTGCCGGCGGTGCTGTCGTACTTCAGGAGGGTGGCGAGCGTCTTGTTGTCGGTGAGGTCGTTGATGGCGACGACGTCCACGCCGCGCGCCACGAGGATGCGGAACACCAGACGGCCGATGCGGCCGAAGCCGTTAATCCCTACTTTCATGCTGTGCCTCCAGTCGTGAGGTGCCTCCCCCTGAATCGTGGGGTGGGTCACCTCGCATGTGGCAGTTTAACGCCTGATGTCAAGGCGCCCCTTCGTGTCACCTGTACACGAACAGAGTTCTGTACCGGGTACAAGAAAAAAGCGCCCCGCGGGGCGCTGCTCCTGTTCCGACCGCTCAGCCGGTGGTCGTGAGCACGAACGAGACCTCCACCGTCACGCTGTCACTGCTGCCCGGGTAGCGCACGTCAAAGTCGAACGGGTTGAACTTGAACTGGGTGCTCACGTTCACCTTCCCGTCCTGCAGCGTTGCCTTCACCGGCACGCTGACAGCCTTCGCCGTGCCCTTCACTGTCAGTTTCCCGGTGGCCGTCGTGGCCAGCGTCTGACCCTCCACCAGCTTCCCGCCGGTGAGTTTCTCCAGCGTGAACGTCGCGTTCGGGAACTTCGCGGCGTTGAGGGCGTCCTCACGCTTGGCATGGGCGTCCCTCAGGCTGATGCCGGTTTTCAGGTTCGCCACCGGCACCGTCACCGTGCCGGCGGTCGCCGCGAGATTCGCGGGGTCCAGCGTCACGCTCGCACTCACGCCACTGATCGTGCCGCGCACCGGAATGAACCTCACGGTGTACGTAAACGTCGCCGTACCGTCTGAGGCGCGGTAAGGGGCCGCGCTCACCATGGACCCCGCCACGAGGGCGGTCCCTGCCAGTCCTGCAATTGTCCGCTTCATGCCACGATCTTGACCTGACCCCGTGAAGCCCTGGTGAAACGACCTTCTGCCCCGCCCCCCCTGCAGGCTGCACAGACGCCTGAGCCCGGCTGGCCGGGGCGCCGCGTCATACTGCGGGCTATGGCCTACGACCTCCTCGTAATGAAATTCGGCGGCACCAACATGCAGGACGCCCGCGCCATCCGCCACAGCGCCACGCTGGCCGCGCGGAGTCTGCGCGACCACGTGAAGGTCGTCGTGGTCGTCTCAGCCATGGCCGGCGTCACCAACCAGCTGCTGAAACTCGCTGACGCCGCCCAGTCCGGCGACATTGCCAGCGCCAACGACGAGATCGCCCTGATGCGCACCCGCCACTTCACGGCGGCGCAGGAACTGGGCGCCGCGCCCGACAGTGACACCGTGCGGGAGATCCGCGAGATGCATGAAACGCTCCGCCAGGCGGTGTACGGCGTGTACCTGCTGCGCGAACTCACGCCGCGCAGCCGCGATCTGATCGTCGCGTTCGGTGAGCGGCTCTCGGCGCCGCTGATGCGCCTCGCGCTGGAACAGGATGGCCTGCGCGCCCACCATCTCACCGGCGGTGAGGCCGGCATCCTGACCGATTCGCACTTCGGGAATGCCAAACCGCTTCTCAGCACCTACGAACGCGTCAAGGACCGCCTCAGCGGCCTGCTGAGTGCGGGCGTCACGCCGGTCGTGGCCGGCTTCATGGGTGAAACCGAGAAGGGCGCCATCACCACGCTGGGCCGCGGCGGCACGGATTTCAGCGCCACCATCATCGGCAAAGCCCTTGGCGCCGACGAGGTGTGGGCGTGGAAGGACGTCGACGGCGTCATGAGTGCCGACCCGCGCGTGGTGCGCGACGCGCAGAACATCGAGGTGCTCTCGTACGGCGAGGTGATGGAACTCGCGTACTTCGGAGCGAAGGTCCTGCACCCCCTGGCCGTGACGCCCCTGCAGGAAAGCGGCATCCCGCTGCGCGTGAAAAGTGCCGCGGACCCGGACTTTCCCGGCACGCTCGTGCAGGCCGCGCCGCGCGACGACGCCCGTCACCCGGTCAAGGCCGTGACGGCCATCCGGAACGTCAGCATCATCAACGTGAGCGGTGCGGGCGTCCTGGGCATCCCGGAAGTGATCGCCAGTGTGTTCGACGCGATCGCCCGGGAGAACGTCACGCTGCTGATGGTCTCGCAGAGTTCCTCCATGAGCAACGTGTCCCTGGCGGTGCAGACCGTGGACGCCGAGCGCACCCTGGCCGCCCTGCGCGCCGGCGTGAGTCTGGAACTGAAGGTCGAGGAGCAGGACGGCGTGGCCGTCCTGGCGATCGTGGGCAGCGGCATGCGCGGCCAGAGGGGGGTGTCTGCGCGGATGTTCACTGCGCTGGCCGAGCAGGACGTCAATGTCCTGATGATCTCCCAGGGCAGCAGCGAACTGAACGTCTCCGTTGCCGTGGAGGCCGCGCACGTGGACGCCGCCACAGTCGCTGTGCACAGCGCCTTCGGGCTGGGGGAAACCAAGGTCAGCGCCTGAGCACATCACCCTAGCTCTGGGCTGCCGGCGGTTCACCCAGCGTGTCCTGCGGCCCGGCAGGCGAGCGGCGCAGTTGCGGCCAGCGCCGGCGCATCAGGATGTACACGCCCGCCACCCAGGTGGCGCTGGCCGTGAAGCCCGCCAGCACATCGGACGGGTAGTGCACGCCCAGGTAATTGCGACTTGCGCCCACCGCCACTGCCCACAGCGCCCCGAACACGGCGACCGGCCAGCCGGCCCGGGACCGCCAGAACACCAGGGTCAGGGCGATCCCGAACGCGGCGTTCGCCATGGCGTGCCCGCTTGGGAAGCTGTACCCGGGCTCGGTCAGGACGGCCACCAGCTCGTCCGGGCGGGGGCGCTGAAACACCACTTTCGCCGCGACATTCAGCAGGATGGCGCCCACCACGCCGGTCACGAGGAACCACCCGTGCGCCTTGCCGCGTGTCTGGCCGAGCAGCCACGCGATGGCGAACGTCACGAACGGCAGGACCGACACGCCGCCCAGTTGCGCCAGAAGCTGCGCGAAGCGCGTCAGGCCCGGCGTGCGCCGCTGCGCGTACCAGTTCAAGACCGCCTGGTCCCACTCGAAGCCGCCCTCCCGGAAAATCTCGTGGCTCAGCTGGGTGAACAGCGCAAACGGAATCATGACCCCCAGCAGCAGAAACAGCAGGGAGCGCCAGTGATCCTTGATGAACGGCAGGAATTCACGGCGGGACCGGGGAAACATGGGCCCATTACAGCCTCTGCCGTGCGCCTGCGCGTTGCCGGATGCTTAACGGTCCCCCAGGTCCGCTAGGCACAGTGGCGCAGTGCGCCCTGCGCTCCCTGACGCATGTGCCAGGCCCTGTGCACAGCGCACCATGAGGCACATCGGGAACGCCTCCCAGTGCCCGCCACCACGGCCGGCCGCGTTCCACCCCAAGGAGAGCGTCATGCAACACCAGTTCCTCGGTTCCCTTCACGCGCAGGCCCTCCTTCAGGAGGCCGAGCAGCATCGACTCGTCCGGCAGGCCCAGGCGGCCCGCGATGCCCAGTCGCCCCGCAAGCCCCGCGGTCTTCAGGCCCTGCTGCACCGGCTGAATCTCGCGTGACCCCGGCCAGTTGCCTCTGCGCGCCGCTCCCTTCCCCGTGAAGAGGAGCGGCGCCCTTTTCGGGCCCTGCGGGGCGCGGCGCGTTCAGTTGCTCAGCGGCGTGTGGTTCGCTTCGCGCTGCGTCAGGAACGTCTTGACGCTCTGCGCGGCGCGCAGCGTCATGCCCGGCACCGCGGCAATCTGTTCTACCGGGGCGCTGGCGAGATCCTCCAGGCTGGTGAAGTGTTCCAGCAGCGCGTCCCGGCGTTTCTGACCGATGCCGGGCAGATCGTCGAACACGCTGCGCAGCATGTCCTGTCCGCGCAGCTTGCGGTGGTACGTCACGGCGTAGTTGTGCACCTCGTCGCGCACGCCGATCAGCATGCGCAGGGCCGGGTGCGTGTGAGGCAGAAGCAGTTCGCGCTCCACGCCGATTTCGGTTCCTGTGTCCAGCCACCACTGCGCGCCGTACCGCCCGGGCAGGATCAGGCGTTCCTCACGTTTGGCAAGCCCGACCACGGGAATCTGCACGTTGGCTTCTTTCAGGGCGTCCAGCGCGGCATTCACCTGTCCGCGCCCGCCGTCGATCAGCAGCAGGTCCGGGAGGGGCAGCTTGTCCGCGAGGCTGCCGGTGAAGCGCCGCGTGATCGTCTGGCGCATGCTGGTGTAGTCGTCCGGGTGGTCCAGGCCGCGCACCTTGAAGCGCCGGTGCTCGCCGCGCCGCGTCCGGCCGCCCTCAAACACGACCATGCCGGACACGATGTTCGTGCCGAACAGGTTGCTGTTGTCGTACCCTTCGATCCGCCATGGGCGGTCCGGGAGGGCCAGCACCTCCCGCAGGGCGTCCAGTCCGGGGTGGTCGCCGCGGCGCTCGAGCAGCGCGAGTTCGCTTTCCAGGCCCGTGGTGGCGTTGCGCTGCGCCATGTCAATCAGGTCGACCTTGTCGCCGCGTTTCGGGGCGCGCATCTCGATGCGCCGGCCGGCTTTCTCGCTGAGGAATTCACTCCAGATGGGCGCGTCCTCGAAGTCGGCGGGCAGCAGAATCAGCGGCGGGACGTGGGTGGCCTGCGTGTAGTAGTCCTGCACGAACGCCTCGACAATCTCACCGAGCGGAGCGTCCTCCGTGCCGGTCAGGAACCGCTTGTCGCGGCCCACGACCCGCCCCCCGCGCATGCGGAACAGCTGCACCATGGCGTACTCCCCGGCCTGCGCGGCGCCCAGGAAGTCCAGGTCGGTTTCGTCACTCACGAAGGCGTGCTGTTCTGTTCCGAACAGCTTTTCCACGGCCTGCACGCGGTCGCGCACGCGGGCGGCCTGCTCGAAGTCCTGGGCGCTGGCAGCGACTTTCATGTCGTCACGCAGCCGGGCGATCACGGGCGCGGCGCGGCCTTCGAGCAGGGCGCGGACGTCCTCGACCACCCGCGCGTACGCGTCCGGCTCGGCACGGTCCACGCAGGGTCCCAGGCAGCGGCCCATGTGGTAGTTCAGGCAGGGGCGGGGTTTTTTCTGCAGGGGCAGGCCGCTGTTCTTGCGCAGCGGGAACATGGTGTCGATCAGGTGCTTGACTCGGCGCACGGCAGACGAGTCCGGGTACGGGCCGTAGTAGTTGCCGCCGTCCTTGAGCACGCGGCGGGTCACGACCAGCATGGGGAAGGTTTCGTTGGTGAGTTTCAGGAACGGGTAGTGTTTGTCGTCCTTGAGCGTGACGTTGTAGTGGGGGCGGTGCTGCTTGATGAGGTTGGCTTCCAGCACGAGCGCCTCCACCTCGTTGCGGGCCGTGATGAATTCCAGGGTGTCGGCCAGCGCGGTGAACTTTCCGCTTTTGCCGCCTGCTTTGAAGTGCTGTCCGACGCGGCTGCGGAGGTTGTTCGCCTTGCCGATGTAGATCGGGGTGCCGCCCTTGCGGAAGATGTACACGCCGGGGGTGATGGGCAGCACGGGCAGATCGTCTGGATGCACGTCTGTCAGGATAGGGGAGGGTGGCGGCGGTGTCCGTGACAAGGCCCCCGGTGCCGTCAGCCGGAGCGGATCGCAACGAAGGAGACTAAAATTTCACAACCCGGTTAATCGTGAAACTACTCACAAGCGTGCTTATGGTTTGATCAAGCTGCCCGGGGAGTGAACGCTCTATGCTCCAGCTGTGCC from Deinococcus taeanensis carries:
- the tpiA gene encoding triose-phosphate isomerase — encoded protein: MPNNLLALNWKMNKTPTEARAWAQDLSEKLVPGDATLAVMAPAVTLSALAANLPAGVAFGGQDVSAHDSGAYTGEISAAMLKDVGASYVVVGHSERRDYHGESDALVAAKARQAQANGLIPIVCVGEKLDVREKGEHVPFTLAQLTGSLEGVSSDVVIAYEPVWAIGTGRTATADDAEELAAAIRGALEQRYGAAAAEVRVLYGGSVKPDNIASICAKPNVNGALVGGASLKVSDVLGMNDALK
- a CDS encoding GNAT family N-acetyltransferase; the encoded protein is MTTSTPTVMRRDRTQFTEEFTRQFVTHLNELRRESNPGDPAIRAQDIWGQLQHLPAMVDMHIWTVEDDTGIHAHARTQMLNLDTNRHVAELDVMVAPAWRHRGLGRDLLRQAAQFVQTRGRTLLLTRTVDRVPAGEAFAVRAGFERGQVNRESRLMLTDIPDGLLDRWTARPDDDYSIEFWLNGTPDAQLTGYATLLNVMNSAPRDDLNVEDTHITAKEVQEMEQLSRAGGRTLLTAVVRAPNGELVGLNELSWREARPEIVAQGNTGVLPEHRGHGLGRWLKGANVKELARHNPGAREIRTQNAESNSPMLKINTDMGFRPFIAATVWQGDVHTVLARLKKE
- a CDS encoding phosphoglycerate kinase; the protein is MQNLNSLDVSGKRVLVRVDYNVPVKDGVVQDDTRVTASLPTINALLDAGARNVILMSHFGRPKNGPEEKYSLRPVAPVLQQVLGRPVTFIEGTADSEETLAAVQALPGGAVALLENVRFSTGEEKNNAELNEKLARLGDAFVLDAFGSAHRAHSSVSGVAERLPHAAGTLLQTEVDALGKLLHGAERPYVVIIGGAKVSDKIKVIENLLPRVDRLLIGGGMAYTFIKSQGGKIGESIHEDDQLDLARRLLSEYGDKIMLPVDVVAADAFSADANTQVVASNAIPDGWQGLDAGPATVEQYSEALKGARTVFWNGPLGVFEFPAFASGTNAIAAAVGSLKNQAYTVIGGGDSVSAINKSGKADQIDHISTGGGASLELLEGKALPGVEAMK
- the gap gene encoding type I glyceraldehyde-3-phosphate dehydrogenase; this encodes MKVGINGFGRIGRLVFRILVARGVDVVAINDLTDNKTLATLLKYDSTAGKFDGTVEYDESSLTVNGKQIHALAERDPANIKWGDLGVDIVIESTGIFTSREGAGKHLEGGAKKVIITAPAKGEDISVVLGVNEQDYDPAQHNIISNASCTTNSLGAPMKLIDEAFGIEKAIMTTVHSYTNDQRVLDLPHSDLRRARAAAVNIIPTSTGAAKAVSQVYPALKGKFDGTSLRVPTPTGSISDVVVILKREVTVDEVNKVFRDAAEGSHKGIIAYTEDPIVLSDIVGDPHSAIIDGGLTMVMGNLVKFFSWYDNEWGYSNRIADLVELVQQKG
- a CDS encoding YceI family protein is translated as MKRTIAGLAGTALVAGSMVSAAPYRASDGTATFTYTVRFIPVRGTISGVSASVTLDPANLAATAGTVTVPVANLKTGISLRDAHAKREDALNAAKFPNATFTLEKLTGGKLVEGQTLATTATGKLTVKGTAKAVSVPVKATLQDGKVNVSTQFKFNPFDFDVRYPGSSDSVTVEVSFVLTTTG
- a CDS encoding aspartate kinase, coding for MAYDLLVMKFGGTNMQDARAIRHSATLAARSLRDHVKVVVVVSAMAGVTNQLLKLADAAQSGDIASANDEIALMRTRHFTAAQELGAAPDSDTVREIREMHETLRQAVYGVYLLRELTPRSRDLIVAFGERLSAPLMRLALEQDGLRAHHLTGGEAGILTDSHFGNAKPLLSTYERVKDRLSGLLSAGVTPVVAGFMGETEKGAITTLGRGGTDFSATIIGKALGADEVWAWKDVDGVMSADPRVVRDAQNIEVLSYGEVMELAYFGAKVLHPLAVTPLQESGIPLRVKSAADPDFPGTLVQAAPRDDARHPVKAVTAIRNVSIINVSGAGVLGIPEVIASVFDAIARENVTLLMVSQSSSMSNVSLAVQTVDAERTLAALRAGVSLELKVEEQDGVAVLAIVGSGMRGQRGVSARMFTALAEQDVNVLMISQGSSELNVSVAVEAAHVDAATVAVHSAFGLGETKVSA
- a CDS encoding phosphatase PAP2 family protein, yielding MFPRSRREFLPFIKDHWRSLLFLLLGVMIPFALFTQLSHEIFREGGFEWDQAVLNWYAQRRTPGLTRFAQLLAQLGGVSVLPFVTFAIAWLLGQTRGKAHGWFLVTGVVGAILLNVAAKVVFQRPRPDELVAVLTEPGYSFPSGHAMANAAFGIALTLVFWRSRAGWPVAVFGALWAVAVGASRNYLGVHYPSDVLAGFTASATWVAGVYILMRRRWPQLRRSPAGPQDTLGEPPAAQS
- the uvrC gene encoding excinuclease ABC subunit UvrC — its product is MHPDDLPVLPITPGVYIFRKGGTPIYIGKANNLRSRVGQHFKAGGKSGKFTALADTLEFITARNEVEALVLEANLIKQHRPHYNVTLKDDKHYPFLKLTNETFPMLVVTRRVLKDGGNYYGPYPDSSAVRRVKHLIDTMFPLRKNSGLPLQKKPRPCLNYHMGRCLGPCVDRAEPDAYARVVEDVRALLEGRAAPVIARLRDDMKVAASAQDFEQAARVRDRVQAVEKLFGTEQHAFVSDETDLDFLGAAQAGEYAMVQLFRMRGGRVVGRDKRFLTGTEDAPLGEIVEAFVQDYYTQATHVPPLILLPADFEDAPIWSEFLSEKAGRRIEMRAPKRGDKVDLIDMAQRNATTGLESELALLERRGDHPGLDALREVLALPDRPWRIEGYDNSNLFGTNIVSGMVVFEGGRTRRGEHRRFKVRGLDHPDDYTSMRQTITRRFTGSLADKLPLPDLLLIDGGRGQVNAALDALKEANVQIPVVGLAKREERLILPGRYGAQWWLDTGTEIGVERELLLPHTHPALRMLIGVRDEVHNYAVTYHRKLRGQDMLRSVFDDLPGIGQKRRDALLEHFTSLEDLASAPVEQIAAVPGMTLRAAQSVKTFLTQREANHTPLSN